From the genome of Pseudomonadota bacterium:
TGCGATCCTCTTGATGATTTTTGCAAGAATCTTCTTGTTGAGTTTGAGATTAAGCAGGATTTCTTCTGTCTTGTCTTTGACCCTCTGCAAATCATTAGTAAGCTCCTTTCTGCCCGGTTCATCTGCTCCCTGCAGTTTATTCTTTATTTCTTCCTTTTTATCATGAAGACTTTTTATGTCTTTTATGTAGGATATGGTTTTCTTTCTATATTTAATATCTTCTTTTTCTGTATAGTTCATTTCATCGATATTTTTTATGACATCTACTATGTTTATGGTCTCTTCCTTTAGTTGCTGACCTATATGAAGGAGTTCATCTACTGCCTGGGGCAGTTCAAACAAGATGTTCCTTGTATTGCTTTCACCTTTTTCTATCTTTTTTCCTATCTGTTGTTCTTCATCGCGTGTAAGGAGCGATACACGCCCGATATCCTTTAAATATGCCCAGATTATATTATCGGTTTTTTCTAAAGGTACTTTTTCAACCTCTCCCCAGTCGGCACTTTCTTCTTCATGTGATTCAATCTTTTCTTGTATTGTTTCGACTATATCGATATCAGATTCTGAAAGAAAGTCGAATACGCTTTTGATATCTTCAGGAGAAAAGATGTTTTGAGGAAGGGAGTCGTTAATTTCATCGGACGTAAGGTAACCCTTATCCATTCCTAAGTCCATCAACTGCTTAATTTCAGTGGAATTCTTTATTATCATTAATTAGCTCCAAAAAATAAAAATACCTTTTTGCTGGGAAAGGGCATTCCAATTAGGGAAGACCCCTCGGTTCTTTGATGACTAACGCCTGCCTTGAGAAAGATATGATATCAATGATATCAGTGTATACTGGAAGAATATAGGTGTAGCCCTTCTCTTACCGCTTCTCCCAGTTCTTTCATGCCCAGTGGTTTAAGAATGGCCTCTCCAAGCCCTGCAGCTCTGATCTCTTCTGCCAAAGGTGGCTCGACGTGTCCCGTATAAAGCAGGACCGGAAAACCTTGTTTTATGCGCCTGAAGCGCACTGCAAGCTCCAGTCCTGTTAGCTCAGGTGTAACGGGAGAGCCTCTTCTCATACTCCCGAGGACGTCAAGCTCCGGCCCTGTTTGCCCTGGCATAGCAGGTTCAACGATAGCAAGGTCAAATTTGTCGGGGTCCTGAGAAAAAGTTCTCAACCCTGCCAGGCTCGCTGTCTCGGCCTGGGCGCTATAGCCCAATTGTTCAAGCATTGCGGTGGTTGTTGTTACCATGTCTTCGCCGTTGTCTACAACCAAAACATGGAATTTTCGTCCGGAAGCCATAATAACTCTCTTTTCTGTTGGGAGCGTCTGGCAGAAGCCCCTGGATTCTGGTTATTTTCATAAAATAGCAAATGACCAGTTCGATGTAAGGTAATTGATGAGCAGTTGCAATGTTAATAAAGCTAATTATAGCACAAATCCTATAAAAATGATATGAAACAATCTGTTGGTTTTTATTATTGTCTTACAGCCCCTTTATTCTGTTCTTGCATGTTTACTGCAGACAGATGTCCAGGGAATTGCCTCAAGGCGCTCCACCTCGATTCCTTTTCCACAAACCTCACAGGAGCCGTATTCCCCGAGTTCCATCCTCGCCAGTGCCCTGTTTATAGCCTGGATCTCTTTCTGCTCTATTTCATCCAGTATTGCCAGAACATTGGCAATAGTCTCCTTCTGCGCTGCATCTTCGGGTTCGATATCGTGCTCTGACAAGATAAGCCGTGCTTCATCGCTGAGTCTATGAGCCTCGAAGACTTCATCACGTTTCTTAAGCAACCGCTCGCTAATTTTCCCCATCTGTTCCGATCTATTCATAGGATCCCCCTCAACTCAAGTATCTCATGAGTAAATATAATCATTGGTCCCCATTATTTCAACAATTACCGGGCATTCCGCAGGCAGTTCATATGACTTGCATGGCTTAAAAGTGGGAGTAAGTCACCCACTCAGCCAATTAAACATAGAGAATAAAACAGGGGAATGCTGTTTGGAATGGCGCATAATGTGACAGCGATGTAGAAACAACATTTCAATAAGCATTTTTGGCTTAATACGATTTTTAAGGGCCGAAAATAGCCTCTAAATGCTATACTATCAACGATCTATACCATCAAAAACTCAAGGGGCTGAGAAAATGGGTAAAAAAACTGTCCTTATTGCGGCTCTAAGCACACCCAAAAGAAAGGTATGCAACACAACAGAAGACGATACCGCTGTATGGTCTGTAACAGACAGTTTCAAAATAATGCCAACAAAAACAGGATAGAAAACATTCTCTGGCAAGAGTATGTTTATCGGCGGCAAACAATCGCTCAGCTCTCAGCAAAGCACAGGAAAAGTAAAGACTGGATAAGGGAACGCATACACAATGTTCCGGTAAAGAATCGTCACAATACTCCGCAACCCGTTGTTGTCATTGCAGATGTAACCTTCT
Proteins encoded in this window:
- a CDS encoding TraR/DksA C4-type zinc finger protein, coding for MNRSEQMGKISERLLKKRDEVFEAHRLSDEARLILSEHDIEPEDAAQKETIANVLAILDEIEQKEIQAINRALARMELGEYGSCEVCGKGIEVERLEAIPWTSVCSKHARTE